The following DNA comes from Leptolyngbyaceae cyanobacterium.
AACATTTTAGATGTTGCAAGGAGTCTTGATTTTTGGAAGGTGGATTTAATCCAAAGTAACAGTGTACGCGGAAAACAGTCTCAGTTTGAGTAGTCTGAGTCTTCTGATCGAAACTAATTGAATCTGAATCAGCATTAGCTATAATTAATGCTTTCTTAAGACTAAACTCATAGGACTTCGTTCCCCATTCCCTAATAAGAGTATTTAAAATAGCAGTCTCAACTTGATTGAGTTTCTGAGGATCGTGTGGGAAAACATTCTCTAATGAATCTAGAGCAGCTTCGGCAAGCGTTCGAGAAAGCCCCTTTAGTCCTTTGTCTCCAATATCAATTTCATCATCCCCAGTACATTGTGCATTCAAAGCTATACCGGAAGACTCTGCTCGCACTCTCTTATGACTCCAATTATACAGAGGTTTTTCATGGTACTTATTCCAAAGTGTATGTAGAAGCAAGATATGAAGTTCTGGGTGTTTCCAATCGCCTCCAAGGAGAGTTTTCAATTCTTCAAATATTTCCGAGATATATAACCAAAAAGAAAATTGATTTTTAGAATTTAGTTTATCTTCGCTGGTATAGGAAAATCCCTCCCAACTGAGCGCAACATACTTTTGACTGACCTCAGCTATGATAGGCCAACGAATATATGCAATATCATAAGTTTTTCGATTGCCTTCATGATCGGTGTATGCTTCCCTGGGAATGTAATGCTCAATTCTACGGGTGTAGATGTACCAAATTCTAGAGCTTGCAGGATCTCGGATCGGTCCATACCACCCAGGTTCACCAAATGATGAAAGCAGTTCTTCTGGAGACTTCATCTGAGGGAATTGTGAATAAGTGCCTTGCTTAATAGATAACCATGTTCTCGGTTTTTTTACGTATTTTACAAGTACTTCATGAGGGCTTATTTCCTTATTAAAAAGTGCTTCCGCAACATCAATTGCATATTTCTCTTTAGTTTTTAAATCAGTTCTTTTGAAAACATTAAAGTCTTTTAAAAATTCAACTGTGAATTCTGGGCTAGATAGAAATTTTTGGCAGAACGAGTAACCTGATGGATAATTTTGATCGAGAACCGCATCTGGATTATATAGTTTTCCACCCATTTACCAGTCAGACTCCAAGGATAAACTACATAAACTAATTTAACTTATGCTGTAATCGCTAGGCAACTCTTTATACTTCCTTCCCCCAGAACAATCATTCTGGGCAACTGCCACGGCTGAAGAAAGGGCGGAACGGCTTCACCAATGGATACATGGAGTTAATCTGCCAGATGAAGCATTGCGACGGGAGAATATTTACGAACAATGAAGTTGTAGTTGTTCATCCTCAAACGATCGCAAACCTAGAGACACAAAGCTAAACAATCGCCCAACACTGTTAAAATTCAATTCTACTAACAGATGATTTAAAGAGCGGATTTCTTAAGAATGAACAAACTACCATCTCCGCCGCGTCCAATTCTCAAATTTTCATCCAAGTAAGTAATATCAAGCGTGGCAACTCGACCAACCGGATTATTAGCGGCTACAACCTTGAACGGATCGAGTTGAGGCGTCTTAATACCAACAATTTTCTCGATCGATAGGTAGCGTTTGTCAAAATAGACATTAATGCGTTTATCTGGTAAGGGTGATGAATCATCTACAGCAGGCTCAAAGCTAGCTGTTACTTTCACATATCCCGATAACAATCCCAAAGAATGTTTGACAAAAGCGAGATTGAAAAACTGTTTGTTAGCAACAT
Coding sequences within:
- a CDS encoding PAP/fibrillin family protein — translated: MDNRLLLKEKLRAFLEEIQPNQDGSPFTNLQIKETTAAEIEQLTIQVESCNPNPKPLVNAISLLNGSWQLQYSTAREIRSLVSLPLGLKLGKVYQAIDVANKQFFNLAFVKHSLGLLSGYVKVTASFEPAVDDSSPLPDKRINVYFDKRYLSIEKIVGIKTPQLDPFKVVAANNPVGRVATLDITYLDENLRIGRGGDGSLFILKKSAL